The following DNA comes from Tachypleus tridentatus isolate NWPU-2018 chromosome 9, ASM421037v1, whole genome shotgun sequence.
tagtaaataatgttcttttATATGATTCAAAAtgactagaaaaaaaaatatttatgagtcAAGTTATTGGACGATAAAATACATAAAGGCAAAATCTGCAACCTCATCTTCGTTGTGAaatttgtgaaaagaaaaaacacactaTATTATTTAACGTACTAAAACTGGTACATTGTACCTGTTTCCAGCTTTTCTTCTTCGGTATCTTAAGCTTCAGTTCTCCCCGAGTACCATCAGTTTGGGTTTCAGAATCTTCTATTGGAGAAACTGTCTTACTGTCCAGATTTATTTTCAAGCTTCCAGGACTAACTGTGCCTTCCCTACTAGCTGCGTCAGATGACGACGACGGTCTAAGAGGAGTTTCTTCGCTTGCAGGTGACAGTGGAGCTATAGTAGGAGAAGACACTCGTAGGGTACTAACTGACGAAAAGTCTCCTAAAAGGGGCTCCCGGGATACATGTTGGCGATGCCCGTTTGACCTGGAGTAATCGCCAGCGGAAGATATTGATTTAGACAGATTTGAAATTATATCTAAAGATCTATTAGAATGAATAGGTGTTGAGCACAGTCTCGATGGCTGGTACTTGACGTAGTTGGAACTGCGGTATTCTTCTTCCTCCTTTTCGTAATAATCAGGtgattttctaaatttaaatccTTCGTCGTGTGAGTCTCTTTGTCTTTCTTGCTGTGGAATTGACGTGCGCGAAGATTTCTGACTGAGATTCAAAACCTCATAATCGGCCGCCTCAGAAACTGAAAGAACAGGTGTTGTATTCTTAGGTTTTATAGACAAGTCCAAAGGTTGTTCAGTTTCGATGTCTATATATGGTTGGTAGTCTAATTTTCTATTGAGATCCATGGCTTCATGCCTGTTTGGCGATGCTGGAGGTGTTGCACAAGAAAGTTCTGAATGAAATTCTGGATGGATTTGGCTAATGCTTGACACCGAACCAGGTACCACTCGATTAGTTGGAATGGTTCCATTACAATGTAAAGCAGGAGAGGGCAAGCTCAACGGGCTGAAGAAAGACTGTGGTCTGTACTGCGGAACGGTTATAGAATCAGATCCTATAGGTTTGTGTAGTGGGATAACATTAGATTCTGGAGACAGAGGTTTGTGTAGTGGGATAACATTAGATTCTGAAGAAAGAACCGTATCGTTACAACTAGCTGACGGGACGCTGGGTACAAGAAGGACGCTATCAGGATAACATTTTCGCGTTCGAAAATTTTGAAACCAACACTGTACAACACGTGATGGACAGCACAGCTCTCTCGCAAGCTTCATAATTTCAAACTTGGTTGGTTTTGGATTATCTTCAAAATAAGACTTTAAAATGTTGAGACTTTCGTCGTTCAACAGAGACCTAACACGAACATGTCGTCCGTCAATCATTACCTCTTCGTTTCTAGCGGATTCTTTAAAATCATCTTCTTCACTTTCTTCTGACAACTGCGGTGACATGCTTTGTTCCGAGACAGTAATGGTAGTTTTCAGTGGAACATTCTGGGCCTCAGCTTCTTCTTTGACTTTTATATGCTGAAAAATATTTCGAGGTTCTTGATGCTCATTTCGAGGTAGAGGGATCGTCGACTTTCCCAAACACATGTATTTATTATGATGGTGAAGGTCAGTATTGTGTATAAATTCTTCATTACAGCAATGACACGCGTATTTACCTGGCTGACTGTTTTCGTTGTTTTCAGTTTCTCGTAACTCTAACTTGCATTCGACTTGGTCTCCTGGAATAGATAGTGGCTGAGAGCATGGAGGTGTATTAAGAAGTTCTGGAAGTATACCATTCTGTCCCTTGTTACTTTCCGAAACTTTTTGTTGCTTGGACACAGTTGCGTCAACTATTTCAAGTATCTTCTTCACAGCATTCATATCTCTGTTGGGTAGAAGACTTGCAGTTGAACCAAACTGAGACACATCAGATCTTTCATCGTTTGCCCCGGGTTTAATATCAGGGTCTTCATGTTCCGGCTTCGATAGTTCAGATGGCACGGAAATAGCCGGTGAAGAATGCTCTCTTAAAGAATGACGAGAGGTTATTGTGGTAGATTCATTGTCTTCTGATGCTTGGGATACAGAAACTCTAGACTGTAACAGGTGAGCCATGTCTGTGAGGCCAGGTAATGGAACGTAATGTGGAGAAAGACCAGAATTCTGAAAATGACTGGCCAGAAGTGGATGGAAAGGAATGGCCGGGAGGTATGGTTGGATCGTGTGATGCTGGTGGTTTGGCTGATGTGTGTGATACTCAGGTGGCACAAAGGCAGGGAAGCGGTCAGAGTTCGGCAGATAGCCTGCAGGAGTTAAAGACATTCCTTCCCTACTAGATACATGTTTTGGAATGATTGGGCGGAAAATATTATTCTGGTTGGTACCTCGACCACGGGAGGATTTGCTGTCCATTTTGCGAACCTAAAAGAAGGGGaagataattacaaaaacaaaaaatgtcgTGATAATTTACacatatgataaaatatataaaaggtgAAACAATATGAAGAAAGAGGGGGTTAAAAGTTTCTCGAAACACTTTCATAACCTATGTCAAAATGTTCAATTGCAAACTTTATACCAGGTTTCTTATCTGGTCCTCTAAAAATTTCTTCATGTAAGGGTTCTATTCTGAGACAGTTTGATTTAAAAGATTTTTCCTGTGATTCTATTTTTGTCTATGGTTAAAATCTAGACATTTATGTAAAAGAGGGCACGCACAAGTTCAGATAATCGTACTAAGTATGTTTATCCGAGTTAGTTGTCTTGTTGTCGACTTAAATAGGGAGGGATCTATATTTATCtttaagagaaaaaataacactACAAGCTTGCGTCAACAAACTTCATAGCTCAGGTATCTTACTGTTGCACGTAATGTTgtcatttttgtctttgttcaATGAAAACAATACCGATAAAACTGTTTTGCTATGATAAGGATCGTTGGGTGAATTTGAATGTTTCAATCAGTTGATGCTGCGAGACAACAAAGtctaaatacatttaaagataTTTGAAAGCCAAAGAGGAACACTATTAAAGGTCAAAGAGCACATTCGGAGCACACCAGCTGTAGCAGTTCAGTTATTTTACACACTTAAATTGTTTAACTTCTTATATAAagctttatttctttttaagagAGACGTATTGAAGACTAGAGTTAgcgtattttattatttgttttttctttcaaaatatttcggtaagattttgtttgtttgttggtaagcaCATTCGCTCTGACCACCGCGAATGTGGAAACGAACAGTTACAATCGAAGTTCTTATTCCGATATTAACTGTTAAGCAAAATCATAATCGCCAAAATATATCGAATATGTGTGAAAAGTAGAATGATAAACATTTATCAGGCCACGAAACAAGTAAGAAAAActgtaagaataaataaacacaaactctTTTAACTACAAGATGGCcaagcaaaaaataaacaaacaaatcgaacATTAATTCTACCAAAGTAGGCCTCCCTGTGACAGAAacttcttaataaaataattctacgAAAGTAAGATATCATGTGAcagtaatttattaatgtaattctACTAAAGCAAACATCCTCGTGACAGTAATTTATTAAGATAATTCTACCAAAGCAGACACCCTTGTGACAGCAACTTATTAAGATAATTCTACCAAAGCAGACACCCTTATGAGAGGAATTTATTGAGGTAATTCTATCAAAGCAGGTTCTCCTGTGACAGAATAATTAACATAGCTCTGTTAATTTCCTACTAATTGTTTATTGTAGACCTGTCTAATGTttaacaactgtttattttaaacgTATGCCTGTTATCGTTTTACTACTTAACTTATTGTTAAAGTTTCCTCTCAATTACTGTTCTATAAGGCTCgatttcttacatttttatattattttactgttaccAGATTTGTTTTCTGGTTATTCTAATCAATACTcagttgttattttatgtatgtcTATTATTTTACAGTTGTCCTTGGCAATGTAGCTATAGTTACTGTACTATCTCTATTTTACTATTGGACATTTTCCAGCTCTtggattttaaacttttatttttgaaacaaatatttaaaataaatgtcttcACATTGTTGAACTTATGTTGCTGACCTAACACTGTAGATCTGTTTGTTGGTTTACTTCATTCCAGGCCATTACAaagtatttgtttcaatatttattgaGATCTGGTTTAACAATGTGGATCTGTTTGCTACTTTACTTCCAACCAAACTGCTACTGTGTATTTTTCTACATGTATTTAGATATCTGTTTGACAATGTACATACTTTTATTCAGGCTGTTACCAtgaatttgtttacttatttccTGATACCAAGTTTAGAAATGTggatctatttatttatttatcaaaatgctTGTAGGTCTAATTACTTGGTTGATTATTGGCTAGCTGGTAATACAGTcacacataaaaaattaaataatatcacATTACTATTCCAATTAAATCTGCTAATTACTCCTAGGGGTTTCCTATGtgctaaaaaaagaaaattagtgatttaatattgatattttaatcagTTCTTTATCCTTTACACTGAATGTTGTGAAAACATTTCAATTTGCTGAACAGAATGTAAAATATGGCTCCCACCCGTAGCAAACCATATAAAAACAAGTCTGGTAACTTGAGGTTTcatgataattattttttattgtagatTTGTTTAGTGTTTCATCTTTATCCACTTTGTTACTGTAGACTTGTTTATAAGTTTACTGATATCTGgatttttattatagatttgcttatttgttttgtcCCTATCCAGTTTGTTACTGTAGATTTGTTTATAAACTTGATTGATATCTGGAGTTTTATTGTAGATCCGTTTATTTGTTTTGTCCTTATCCAGTTTGTTACTGTagatttctttataaactttattGATATCTGGAGTTTTATTGTAgatctgtttttatttgttttgtcctTTTCCAGTTTGTTACTGTagatttctttataaactttattGATATCTGGAGTTTTATTGTagatctgtttatttgttttgtcctTTTCCAGTTTGTTACTGTAGATTTGTTTATAAACTTGATTGATATCTGGAGTTTTATTGTAGATCCGTTTATTTGTTTTGTCCTTATCCAGTTTGTTACTGTagatttctttataaactttattGATATCTGGAGTTTTATTGTAgatctgtttttatttgttttgtcctTTTCCAGTTTGTTACTGTagatttctttataaactttattGATATCTGGAGTTTTATTGTagatctgtttatttgttttgtcctTTTCCAGTTTGTTATTGTagatttctttataaactttattGATATCTGGAGTTTTATTGtagaactgtttatttgttttgtcctTTTCCAGTTTGTTACTGtagatttatttataaactttattgatATCTGGAGTTTTATTGTAGAACTGTATTTGTTTTGTCCTTTTCCAGTTTGTTACTGTagatttctttataaactttattGATATATGGTTTGTTGTTCTAGGTGCAACTGCCTTATCACCACTCATGTTCTTGCTGAATATATTTCAACatagttaacaatatttttttgataTTGTAGGCCTATTTCCTGCTTACTTCTACCAATTAGTTTACAGTAGATTTCTATACATTTGGTCAATATGTGAATTTCTTATTGTAGGTCTGGGTTTCATTCCTTTTCTTTGTTACCTGAATTGTTTATGCCTAATCCTTTATTGCTACCcgatttattttttcagtttcctAAGTACTCTTTTGCTACCTGTTTGTTGGTATTCTTGCACGTCTCTATTCGGTTTGATATTATATGTTTGTTAATCATTGCTCTGATACCTGGCTTGAACAGTATAGGTCTGTCTATTGCTTTACCCTTCCCTAGTTAATTTTGAGGGTTTTTACACctgtttttacaatataattcCATCTGTTGCTTTATTCTTTGCTAGTTAATTACTGTAAATGTTTTACACCTTTAAGTAACAACTAGCTTAACATTACAGATTTTATTTACTGCTGTAACCTTTTCTAGTTAAATCACTGTAGGTGTTTTTTACTGCATCTCACTGAAACCTGATTTTATGATACAAGTTTGTTTACTGGTTTTCCTCTACCTTGTTTGTTACCTTAGGATTGTCTTCCATTTGACAGATCTCTAAATTGAAAGTGTAGAtttgtttattgatttatttcCACGTAGATTTTTATTGTAGATTCGTATACGATTTTACTTTACTATTTTACTTCTAACTACTTTACCATCACAAGCTTGAATAAATTTAAAGCTATTTGGTCTCGTATTGAAATCTATAGCTGTCATTATAGTATTGTTTACACTACATTTTATTTGTAGCTCTGTTAAATGATTTACCTTTAAATTCATAACGAGGCACTTCTTGCTTGTCATATGAGAAGAGTAGGAGCCCGAATGGGAGAATCTCTTGCCGCAGTTAGGGCAGGCGAAAGGCTTTTCCCCGCTGTGTATCCGGATGTGTTCCTTCAGATGATGCTTGAACTTGAAGGCCTTGCCGCATTCCGGACACTTGAACTTCCGCAATACCGCGCTCTCGTCATGGCTGATCATGTGTCGCTGTAGACGGTAGACGTTGGCAAAGCTCTTATTGCAAATCTTGCAGGACTAGACAAGAGAGGGGAGGAGGGAAAAGTAGCTAGAGGACCATGCACAACTTAGGGGAAGTTAGGGTTAGCCGAGAAGTGAGTTAGTAGATgggtttaattacatttttctagaAGAGGACTGTTAATTCACTATAGGCCAGAAGAGAACTAGACTAAAGACAAGCATGACCATAGAGGGCATTAAAGTAGTACAGATGCTATTTAGCAGTTGATACAAAAACAATGTAACTAGACAGGATTGAAAGTAAATCTATGACATGGTTTTATTCAAACAAATTTCTACTaaacaaatattctgtattaCGAGTAGAAATGTAAGCTTTTATAACACATGCTTTTGTTAATTTTGGAAACAAAACTGTGAGTATACAGTTGTTCacgaatgtaaaaaaaaagttcgtATATTTTAAGGGATCTTTTAATCCAGTTCCATCTTCATCGTGGACTCCAAAATttcgaaacaaaataaaatttcgttACGTCACTTGTTCTGGTTGAGTGGAGAAAGACACTGTTTccattctttaaataaatattaattttgcatGGGGAGAACGCTTTAATGTTGAAAGTTCACtgatttacataattttaatgGAGGCACATGTTTACAGATACAGCCTACTTCCTTTCTCGCTGCCACAAATATTATCTCCTTGGTGATATTTGTTTAACAGAAAGTTATTGtcaattattaattttcatttaattaggAACTAATCAATGAAGAAACTAAACAgaggttggttgtttttttttacatggcGCACTTTAATCTTATTTACGAACTTCCCTTTCTTAACTGGTTACAATTCCAACATCAATTACTTctattaaattgtaaaaaactAAAAGTCTTAGCGAGAAAAATATGAATACAATTAGCAGTAAacttacacattttaaaacaaactgattgtgaaataatatgaaaatagtcAAATTATTAGGATGGAAAACTTAACTGAAAGCCCCTGTGGTTATGGTACTTAACGTTTATTGCaatagatacatatttttttttctgtagacttTATAGAcgaaaactaaagaaaatttagTTATGATTTCCATGAGGGTTATGgctattcaaattattttaataattaaaatcaacgcgcatttcttgttttctataagtatcttgacaaaaaaaaaaatacttatgtaccTGGCTGGAAGTAGCATGTATTAACTCGTGTTTCTCTAAATGCTTTTGGTCAGAGAACGAGGCCTTGCATTTGCTACAGGCGTGTTTTTGTTCTTCCTTTTGCTTATTAGTATCATCTGCACTTGGATGTGAATCTTTCAGGTGGTCTCGCAGAGCATAGAGGGCGTGCGGTCCTGTGAAACTTTGCTCGCAGTGGGCACAGCTAACCAAACAATCTTCCAATATCTTAGAATCGCCTAATAAAAGAAATAACGAAatgtcaaacaaatataataaaatatatcaaaaataatatatatttgtaaacagaCAGAcagcaacaaataaatattgaaaaacaaacaggCTGAATAGGTATTTGAGCCAGTTGGTTCTCTACAAAATAACTTTTTGGTGGATCATATATGGAATACGAGAACAAAGTGCTAGAAACTTTTCCGTgatatgaaacaaatcacaaaataaaatgctAATACGTaattcaataaattttaaaatccaGTTTGAAATCATAGTGTATAGGTTAGGTATTGCACggaatatttgtaacatttcgCAGCAATGCTAGCTCGATTAACTCTCCATTTTGTTTGGGATTGGTTCATATAACGTCAGGTATGAGTCATAACAAGATTATATATCAAAACTTAACAAATTTTTTTCCGACTGATCAAATGAACTCAATTCTGGTTATCGAAAGAAGAGAAATTTGTCCATGTCCGCTCGCCAGATCACTTTTGACGGATACATCAGATAGCATCTTTATCTGCACCAAGCCAACAGAGGCGTAATATCAGAGAAGAGTTCCGTTGCTAGGGGTAACCTTAACACTTGTTCTTATCCCAGCCTTAAGCTGACTGTATTGTATGGACAGCTATCTAAACATTGTCCCTCCACTGCCCGTGACGGTTACAGCCGATCATAATTCTAGTTAAATCAAGGCAGATTGGAATGATAGTGCGGAAAGGGTGGAGGGGCCGGGGGTCcaattaacattaacaaagaaTGACAGAACAAGCATCGTGGTTTTAGACCGATGTCTACTATTTAGTTTGAAGGGCCTCTGAAGAGAAAATGTAACACCTCTCAGGACGTAACTATACCCCGGAGGCCTGACACTACTGCTCGAGTACTCGATTAATAACGGAAAGAAAACGAATCAATAGAACATTAAAAGGAGTAAAACAAACATCTTAAGCAAGGTCTCTTGAATTCTAGAGAACAATAAAATCGTGTGTTTGTAGTGAACCATCAATATAACTTACCTATATTTCTCGGATCATTTAGGCCGTATAAAGCTTACAGATGGATTTTAGGAAGTATATATCTACAAAATGCTGTAGGaattctttttaacatttttacattaaaccACGTACAAAAACACGGCTAGGTTATCAATTGTTGCTATTAGTAGAATGTATAGTACAATAAAATGAGTATTTGTTTCCATTAACTGTGTTTATAACATATACAAGAACATTTGCTACTAATTCTTTATGTAGCTTTGGAAACTTTCGAGATAAatgttttgcctttttttttttcttgtactgaATATCAAATTCAAATAACTCACTTTATAATTCATTTAGAACATTCAATAGCAAAATCCCCAATAAAACGAGGAAATCCTTAACTTTCATCAACTGCAATAGTTGATGGAGTTAAAACTAGTTTAGATATTGAAAtatagtgttgttgtttgtttttctttattgttaatgtgAACTGCACCTTGTGTGACACATAGAGTAAATGAGCCAGGTGAGAGACTTCAAGGTTTAGGCATAACGgcacttaatttaaaaatactggccagaaagaagacaactagtcagAAGCACAAGCCGTCTGCAAGGATAGTCAGAGTTGAATGGCTGAATCGATTACCATTTCCATGGTGTGCCCACAACTGAAAATGCAGTTTTTTCAAAGGTACAATGCAATCTCGAACCTTGAACTTTTCAATCTACTGACTGAAACATAACTAATAAACTACATCGACCTTTTCTGAACTACATGTTTAAACGCTCAAAGTGGAGATAAGCTTAAAACAAATGACAGTTCCTGACAGTGAAGTAAATcaattgattttaaaaatttacactGATTAACATCTGAACATAGTAACGGGTTTGTTGGTTATTGAATAGGCATATGATGTGTTAGTCAATGGGAGATATATCTCTATAACCCAATTGTTTGTTTATAGGTACGTATACGTGATTCAAATGTATCAAACCTTATTTGAGGGATCTTTacgaaataatttaataattaaataatttaaagataaatgtcatatatatacacataaaacaaaaactataccaAGAAACATTAGATATCTAGTGCTATATCAAGAAAGACGAGATATGTAGTGTCATATCTATAGAGTAGGAGTTAATCAAGGAAGATGACATATGAAGTGTTGTACCTATAAAGCTATACCAAGGAAAATGAGATATGTAGTGTAATATTTGCAGAACAGAAACTATATCGAGCAAGACAAGGTAAATGGGGTCACATCTATAGAACAAGAACTACATCACGGAAGACGAGATATGTAGTGATTGATTAATGTAAAACGTGTAATTATTGGTTAGTTCCAATTTTAAAAATCAGAGCAAGTCGCTTTTATGAATTTTAGCTCTGAAGAGATTTGATAGTTAACGTACATTTGATTAAAGGCTCACATGAGGATAAGTTAAGTACATGAATTATATTTGCTTTATCCTGTTAATCTTTTAACAGTTACAGtggaaacaacaaacaagtataaaacctagaaagataaaaacaaaaacagaaaatcgTTCGGTACAGATATGTCTtgacaataaaataaactgatgTATCTTCAAACAGCCATTAAACCTAAACAAAAATCTGAAGCCACATCGTTTCATCCTGTGTTATGAATTCTTTGTAAGTCATCTATTTTACGACATCATAAGTTCCTAAGTTTCTGCAGCACGTGCAGAGCGTTTGAAGCAGTCCTGAAAGATATATTAGAGCATGAAAGTCCATAAATCAGGTATTAGTGCTTCCATTAAAACGTGAGGTGTTAAGCCTTTTTTGATCATTTTAAATCTCCACATATTCCTCCAGTGGGTGGTTATGATCAGTGAGGTTTAAAGAAGCTGGTTTGCATGCTGTTAGATGACTCCACATCTATAAACAGTATTAGAGTGTCGGGAGTGTGCTGTGTTTAAAGGCGACAGATGCCTCATGAATATATAGCTCAGGTAAAGACCAGTTACGCAGAGTGACGTGTCATTTGGCGTTACCAGCACCAGCTATCTCATACAGCACGTCTGGAATATATCTGATTAGCATGTTAATAGACGAGCACCTGTGCCTCTCCCCAGACGCGAGATAACAGCTAATACTGCTATTCTCGTCGGCTGTTTATGACTGAAGCGGGTAGGTCTAGTCTGCTGTCCCCGCGATAGCCCGGAACTGATAAGGGCTTGGATGTAAGCTCCCGACGGCAAGGATAGCGTCGTAAATGGGATGTCATTCATTCACTGTTAAACacagaagaaagaaaatgtatGAGATGAAGAATCAACTTCCACCGAGGAAAAACTTCGCTCCCAATTACAGTGTCTTTCCTAACGTTA
Coding sequences within:
- the LOC143225089 gene encoding zinc finger E-box-binding homeobox 2-like isoform X6, translated to MRWGPNGRRIDVVELENMPDGLGHLGPSDTVTSKTSRSPTPKSPLKVVEEKGKSVEKNREGTEADKPRETNTLFGEPEEEKTVRKNGYHMAPTMTSAVCQSEEEKRMVPEDNLPVLMNGHNCQDSEEWKGESDQISKDGDRKMEKSEGEEIRSEEEKIQEYMKRSDTAVIFPEPVEKGEKRKVSSSPENKGDSKILEDCLVSCAHCEQSFTGPHALYALRDHLKDSHPSADDTNKQKEEQKHACSKCKASFSDQKHLEKHELIHATSSQSCKICNKSFANVYRLQRHMISHDESAVLRKFKCPECGKAFKFKHHLKEHIRIHSGEKPFACPNCGKRFSHSGSYSSHMTSKKCLVMNLKVRKMDSKSSRGRGTNQNNIFRPIIPKHVSSREGMSLTPAGYLPNSDRFPAFVPPEYHTHQPNHQHHTIQPYLPAIPFHPLLASHFQNSGLSPHYVPLPGLTDMAHLLQSRVSVSQASEDNESTTITSRHSLREHSSPAISVPSELSKPEHEDPDIKPGANDERSDVSQFGSTASLLPNRDMNAVKKILEIVDATVSKQQKVSESNKGQNGILPELLNTPPCSQPLSIPGDQVECKLELRETENNENSQPGKYACHCCNEEFIHNTDLHHHNKYMCLGKSTIPLPRNEHQEPRNIFQHIKVKEEAEAQNVPLKTTITVSEQSMSPQLSEESEEDDFKESARNEEVMIDGRHVRVRSLLNDESLNILKSYFEDNPKPTKFEIMKLARELCCPSRVVQCWFQNFRTRKCYPDSVLLVPSVPSASCNDTVLSSESNVIPLHKPLSPESNVIPLHKPIGSDSITVPQYRPQSFFSPLSLPSPALHCNGTIPTNRVVPGSVSSISQIHPEFHSELSCATPPASPNRHEAMDLNRKLDYQPYIDIETEQPLDLSIKPKNTTPVLSVSEAADYEVLNLSQKSSRTSIPQQERQRDSHDEGFKFRKSPDYYEKEEEEYRSSNYVKYQPSRLCSTPIHSNRSLDIISNLSKSISSAGDYSRSNGHRQHVSREPLLGDFSSVSTLRVSSPTIAPLSPASEETPLRPSSSSDAASREGTVSPGSLKINLDSKTVSPIEDSETQTDGTRGELKLKIPKKKSWKQQFEADESQSSPDSEDPALKKKKLKSGKGDSEEGLFGCDECDKVFNKQSSLARHKYEHSGQRPHKCDVCNKAFKHKHHLTEHKRLHSGEKPFQCKKCLKRFSHSGSYSQHMNHRYSYCKPYRE